Genomic segment of Oceanimonas sp. GK1:
CCGCTGGTTGAGCTGCATACCCCGGCCACCGAGCAGGGAGAACACCGCCGCCGCATCGGTGGAGCCGACAATGGCCCCCAGCAACAGCCCCTGCAACCAGCCCAGATCGAGGATATACACCGCCAGCAGGCCGGTAATGCCGCTGGTGATGACCACGCCCAGGGTGGCCAGGCTGAGCGCCGGCTTGAGCCCCACGCGAAAGGTGTCCATGCGGGTGCGCATGCCACCGTCCAGCAAAATAATGGCCAGGGCCAGGTTGCCCACACTGTAGGCCAGGGAATAACTCTCGAACTGTATGCCGCCGGGGCCGCTTTCACCGGCCAGCATGCCGAGTAACAGGAAAATAAGCAGAATGGGAATGCCCGAGCGGGCCGACACCAGGGTGGCCAGCACACTCAGACCCAGCAAGACGCCGGTCAGCAAAAACAGGTGTTCGATATTATCCAATATGGTTATTCCAGTGCTTTTTTAGATTTGAATGTTATATCACACTCAAAGGCCACTCCAATAAGTGAATTTTTAATGATTTTTTAAAAATATAAATTCACTTATTGCTGGTTTTCTTCACCAGTATACGTTCGTAGCAGGCCAGATCGGCCGCGCTGAACAACACAAAGCGCACCCGCCTGACACTGGGGCAGTCCGCCAGGGCAGCCAGTACCGTCTCGATGGCAATCTGTGCCGCCGGCTCAGCAGGATAACCGAAAATGCCGGTGGCGATCGCAGGAAAGGCCACCGACGCCCGTCTTTTTTGTGCGACCAGCGCCATGGCCTGGCGGTAACAGGAAGCCAGCAGCGCAGCGGCGGGCTCGTCCACACCGTACACCGGCCCCAGGCAGTGAATAACATGGCGGTTGGGCAGAAGGTGGCCGCCGGTGATCACCGCTTCCCCCGGTTGGATTGGCGCCAGCCGCCGGCACTCCTGCGCCAGTCCGGGCCCGGCCGCCCGGTGAATGGCCCCGGCCACGCCGCCGCCGGGCAACAGGGCGCCGTTGGCGGCATTGACGATCACCTCGATGTCCGGCTGTTGAGTAATATCCCCCTGCACGCATTCCACACATACCCCGTGTTGCACTATTTGCATCTGTGACCTCCGTTCCTCTGGCCCGACCAACGTCCCGGTTTCAGCTTAGGGGGTATTCCGACATCGCACCTTTATGGCGCTGGGGAGCGACGCAATGCTATTCACTAGCAAAGCGCGCCTTCATCCGTCTGCTGGCGAGCCAGGGCCGCGCCAAGCGTACGAAAATAACGGCCAAAGGCCACATTGCAGCGGGCGCGTTGCGCGCCCTGAGGATAAAGCCCGAGTTCCGCTTCCCGGGTAGCCCTGGTGCCCTTTACCAGAAAACCATTCTTGATGGCCGCATCCTGCACAAAGGCTTCAAAGGCCCGGGCACACAGCTCTTCCGGCCGGCTGAAATACACCATGCCCTGCTGTTCATCCACCCTGGCCGAGGCATGGAACTGCGGGCTGGGTGTGCTGCCGTCTGCGCTGAGCAGGACGGCTTCAAAACAATCGAACAACAGGCGGTTGAGCGGATGCACCACGGGGGTGGCATTATCAAGCCAGGCCCGGGATGCCAGGGTAGCCCCGGTCACGCCCACCAGGGCCTTGCCGGCCATATAATGGTCAAAGGCATGAAACCATTCGTGCGCTATGCTGCCTTGGCCGGCATGCTTGGCCAAGGCAAAGCTGCGGGTAGCCGGGTTGTAGTGGGCACTGACACCAGGCCGGCCGCCAGTGCCATATTGCAGTGACAAGGTGCCACGCAACGAAATCAGGGATTCGGGCCCTTGCAGGATCAGCATGAGGTCACACAATGCATTATAAAAATGTGCGGCTGCGCGGTCTCGCTCCGCGCGAGTCACCCAGCGCCCAATTTCAATGCTGCGAAAGTCAAAGCGCCGACGAATGAATACAAAATCCACCGGCATCCCCTGCGCATGATCGGGACCGTTACGATAAAAGCGTCCTGATTTGTATCCTCTCTCATCCATCGCCTGATTTGATAGCTCATTCGCTCTATGACGGTCAAATCATACTGTCATTTCTTTCGGTATAAAACGGCGGCTATCGGGTCAGGGCCGCCTGCGCCCGGTAAACAGGCTGATAATAAACAAGACGATACCCACCACAAACACCAGCTTGGCAGCACCGGCGGCGGTACCGGCCACGCCACTAAAACCCAGCAAGGCGGCCATCACGGCGATGACCAGAAAGATAATTCCCCATCGAAACATGGTTGATTTCCTGCGTTCAGACATGATGGACGATGGCCACCTGCCGACGCAGGTGGCCCCTGGCTCAGTGCACTACCTTGATGTCGTTTTTAACGGTATCCACACCGTCTATGTTGCGGGCAAGGTTCGCCGCCTGCGCAGCCTGCTCAGGACTGTCCACTTCCCCACTCAGGTGTACCACACCGTTGTCGGTTTCCACGCTGACGGCGGTACCGGCCACCACAGGATCGGCCAATAACACCGCCTTGATTTTGCCGGTAATCAGGGCATCCCCCGCCAACCCTGCCAGAGAGTCGTCTTCAGGGGTGCCGGCTTCCCTGACATGCAGTTGATCGTCAACCGACACCACCCCCTTGACGCCCTCGGCAATCCCAACGGCACGTTCTGCCTGCGCTTGTGCCGGCACAAAGCCGCTCAGCACGACCCGGCCCTGGGTCGTTTCCACTGAAATATCGACGCTGGCAACGGCGTCATCATTCAGCAATGCCGACTTTACCTTACCGGTGATCATGCTGTCGTTCATAAAACCGCCCGCTTGCTTTACCGCCTGTTCTGCCTTGTCTGCGGTCTGTTCGGCGGTCGCCTCCGCTTTTCCAGCCAGAGATTCATTGGCCAGCGCACTGCCCGCCACCATGATGGAACTCATTACTACAGCCAGTACGGAACGGGAAAATATTGATTTGTTAGTCATGCTCTCTTCCTCCGGTTGTAACCTGATGTCCCCTGCGGGGCCCATGACTGATACGCCGGCCTGAGGCCCGCTGCATCAGTGCCCCTTCACTATTGAATTCGCCCGTTATCTTTTCAAGGCGGATGAAAACACCCGCGAACAGGCCTGACGGAGCATTATGGCGACAATACGGAAAAGAGGCTTATATGAGGCCCATTCATTTAATAAACTCTATTAAAAACAAAAAGTTAAAAAGCAGAACAAGATCGCGACAAACGCCGACAGAGCAAGGCGGCGGCCCTGGCTGTCATGATGCCGTCACATTGTAATAAAACCGTCATATTGAGACGGCATAGTGCGCCCATCATGACGATGAGGATGTACCATGAGCCCTGAAACCTCCGCCCTCCCCGCCTCCGCCGCCACCAGCCAAAGCACTCCCCGCTGGTTGTCCTGGCTGCTGGTGGCCGCCCTGGTTTACCTGCTGCTGGCCGCCGTCGGCGCCATTGGTGCCGGCTTTAAAGCCGCAGCCGGAGAGGATGCCAAGGCCCTGTTTGAATTTGCTTCCAACCCCGTGATTGCCCTGATTATCGGGGTCGTGGCCACGGCGCTGATCCAGAGCTCCAGCACCGTGACGTCCATCATCGTCGGCATGGTGGCCGGCGGCCTGCCAGTGGCCATTGCCATTCCCATGGTGATGGGCGCCAACATCGGCACTTCGCTCACCAGCACCCTGGTCAGCCTGGGCCATGTGCGCAACGGCGAGGAATTTCGCCGTGCCTTTTCCGCCGCCACCGTGCATGACAGCTTTAACCTGCTGGCGGTGGCCATCGTGTTGCCGCTGGAGCTGTTGTTCCAGCCCCTGGCCCGCGCCTCCGAGTGGCTGGCCGGCCTGCTGGTAAGCGATGCCAGCATGAGCCTGGGCAATATCAACTTTATGAAAGCCATGCTGGCCCCCGCCACCGGCCTGCTGAAAGACAGCGTGGCCTGGCTACCCGGCGTCTGGTCCGGGGTGGCGCTCATTCTGCTGGGCATTAGTCTGATCCTGATGGTGGTGACCCAGATTGGCCGGGTGCTGCGTTCCCTGATGGCCGGCCGGGCCATGGGCATACTGCGCACCGCCGTGGGGCGCGGTCCGGTGTCGGGCATGGCGTCGGGCACCCTGGTCACCGTGCTGGTACAGTCGTCCTCCACCACCACCTCGCTGATCGTGCCCCTGGCCGGCTCCGGCATGTTCAGCCTGAAGCAGGTCTATCCCTTTATTCTGGGCAGCAACATCGGCACCACCATCACCGCCCTGCTGGCGGCCACCGCCATCACCGGCGCCTCGGCCATGGTGGCGCTGCAAATCGCCCTGGTACACCTGCTGTTCAACGTGATGGCCATTGCCCTCATCTATATGCTGCCGCTGCTGCGCTCCCTGCCCATGCACATGGCCGAGCAGCTGGCTGCCCTGGCCCAGCGCAACAAGGGCTATGTGGCGGCTTATATCGGCGGCGTTTTCTTCGTCCTGCCCCTGGGGCTGGTCGGCCTCAGTCAGTGGCTGTAAGCACGTTCGGCTGAGCGCTTCCGCGCTCCGCAGGGGCGGTGGTGTTATCACAGGCAGGCCGCTAGAATGGCGCCTGCTTTTTTATTGCCGGACAACACGCCATGGACATCACCGCCCTGCCCGCTTTCAAGGCCCACCTGCACACCGCCCTTGCCGAACCGCCCACCGAGGTTCGCCGGCTGTTTCACGGCCGGGGCCGGCGCTGGCCGGGGCTGGAGCAACTGACCGTGGACTGGCTCGACGGCCAGGTACTGGTGAGCCTGTTCCGGGAGCCGGAACCCGCCTTTTTGAACGAATTGCACGGCCTGTTCAATGAGCTGGTGGCCACGGCGGTATGGCAACAAAGCGGTGCCACCGCCCTGCTGCTGCAACACCGCAGCCGCGAGGGCTCACCGCTGGAGGTGGTATGGGGGGAACTGGAGGCCAGCCCGGTGGTGCGCGAGCACGGCCTGAAATACCGGCTGACCCTGGGCCGCAACCAGAATCACGGCCTGTTTCTGGACATGCGCCTGGGCCGGCAGTGGGTACGGCAGCAGGCCGAAGGCAAACGGGTGCTGAACCTCTTTGCCTACACTTGCGGGTTTTCCGTGGCCGCCATCGCCGGCGGCGCCGAGCGGGTCGTGAACCTGGACATGGCCAAGTCGTCCCTGGCCCGGGGCCGGGACAACCATCGTCTCAACGGCCACGATCTGGGCAAGGTCGGCTTTCTTGGCCACGAGTTGTTCAAATCCTGGGGCAAGGTGCGCAAGCTGGGCCCTTATGAGCTCATCATTATCGATCCGCCGTCCTTTCAGAAAGGCAGTTTTGCCCTGAGCCGGGATTACGGCAAGATACTGCGCCGGCTGCCGGAGCTGCTTACTCCCTGTGGCCAGGTGCTGGCCTGTGTCAATGATCCGGATATCCACAGTCAGTTCCTGATTGACGGCATGGCCGAGCAGGCGCCGGGGCTGCGCTATGTGACGCGCCTCGACAACCCGCCCGAATTTGCCGACATCGACCCCGAGGCCGGGCTCAAGGCGCTGGTGTTCGCTCAGGGGTAAGGGCCGGCTCACGCTCACGGGCGTATTTTTGTGCCAGCACCGCACACACCATCAGCTGGATCTGGTGAAAAATCATCAGCGGCAGCAAGGCCGGCCCCAGCATGGCGCCGGCAAACAGCACCTTGGCCATGGGCACCCCCGTGGCCATGCTCTTTTTGGAGCCGCCAAAGACGATGGTGATGCGGTCTTCCCGGTTAAAACCCAGCCGCCGGCCAAGCCAGGCGGTCAACCAGAGGATCAGCGCCAGCAGGCCGCAGCACGCCAGGGTCAGCATCACCAGTTTCGACCACGACACCGTGTGCCACAGTCCTTCCACCACGGAGGCACTCAGCGCCGTGTACACCACCAGCAGAATGGAGCCCTGATCCACCCGGCCCAGCCAGGCCCGGTTGCGGTCCACAAAACCGCCAATGACCGGCCGCAGCAGATGGCCGGCGGCAAAGGGCAGCAGCAGCTGGGCGCTGATGGACACAATGGAGTCAAGCGGCGACACCGCCTCGCCGGCCTGCAGATTGAGCAACGCCGCTACCAGCAAGGGGGTGAGCACGATGCCGAGAATACTGGAGGCGGACGCACTGCACACCGCCGCCGGCACATTGCCCCCGGCCAGCGAGGTAAAGGCAATGGCCGACTGCACCGTGCCCGGCAGCACACACAAAAACAGCACTCCCATGTACAGCGGCTCTCCCAGCAGCGGCAACAACAGCGGCTTGAGCAAGAGGCCAAGCAGCGGAAACAGCGCAAAGGTACAGCCAAACACCAGCACATGCAGCCGCCAGTGGGTGGCACCGGCCACGATGGCCTGGCGGGACAGCTTGGCGCCGTGCATAAAAAACAGCAGGGCAATGGCGGCGGTAGTGAGATGATTAAAAAACACCGCGCCCTGGCCCTCGGCCGGCAACAGACTGGCCGCGGCCACCACCGCCAGCAGGATCAGCGTAAAGTTATCAAACAGCAGTCGTAACATTCTGAACATTTCAGCATCCTGATTGTGACAAGGTCGGTGAGCATTATAATTGGAACCTCCTTATGACTTTATCGGCAAAAAGAGATGGAATGTCGCCAAAAAGACAACCAGCAACAGCTGCTTGACCAGCTCGCGCAACTGGAAACGTTGCCAAGACCCGTGCTGGGGCAGCGGTTATCGCTGCCCAACCAGGCCATTCACGCTCACCACGCCCATCCCTGGATACAACTGTCCTATGCCGCGGCAGGCGTGGTCACGGTGGAAACCCCGCGGGCCCGCTTTGTGGCACCGCCGAACCGGGCGGTGTGGATACCGCCCGGCCTTAAGCACGGGGTGCACTGCGCCGCCGGCACCCAGATTCGCAGCCTGTATATCACGCCCGCGGTCGTGTCCTGCCGCCCCTGCGAGGTGGTGGAAATCAGCCCGCTGCTTCGGGAGCTGATCCTGGCCTTCAGCGACGTTGAGGTGGAATATGACGAAGCCGGCGCCGAGGGCAGGCTGGTGACGGTGATGCTGGATCAACTGGCGGTCGCCCCGGCCTGCGCCCTGATGCTGCCCTGGCCCGACGACAACGCCCTGGCCGGCATTTGCCACTACCTGGCCGCCCACCCGGACTGCCGCCAGCCCATGAGTCATTTCAGCGCGCCGCTGGGTGTCAGCGACAAGACCCTGGGGCGATATTTCATCCGCCATACCGGCATGAGCTTTCGCCAGTGGCGCCAGCGCGCCCGGCTGCTGGCCGCCCTGCCCCTGCTGGAGCAAAACCTGCGCATTACCGACGTGGCGCTGGAATGCGGCTACGACAGCCTGTCGGCCTTTATTGCCGCCTTTGGTGACCTGCTGGGCTGCACGCCGGGGGAGTATGTGCGCAGCAGGGAGCAAAACTGAAAATCATAAGCCTGCTGCTCCATATGCAATGCGAAGCAGCAGCAGGGTTACCTCCGCCGACACGCTTCAAGCCCATCCATGGGACGCTCGGCACATGCCGTCCTTGGCATGTGACGGTCGGCTCCGGTAATCCCTGCTGCTACTTCGTGAAACTCCGGCGCTACCTGCCACTGAGTTTTTCTATTCCCCAGTCCCCAATCCCCTTTTTTGCCCCTACTCCCTCGCCGTTAACGGCAAAGCCGTGGTGTACTTGATTTGCTCCATGGCGAAGCTGGAGGTGATGTTCGACAGCCCTTCGGTGCTGTTGATGAGCTTTTTGTAGAAACGGTCAAAGGCGGCAATGTCGGCCACCACCACTCTGAGCATATAGTCCCACTCGCCTGACATGCGGTAAAACTCCACCACTTCGTCAAAGGCGGTGACCGTTTCGGCAAAGCGCGCCAGCCAGCGGCTGTCGTGGTGCTGGGTCTTGATCTGTACAAACACCGACAGGCCCAGCCCCAGCCGTTCGGCGTCAAGCAGCGCCACCCGGCCGCGAATGTAACCGGCTTCTTCCAGCCGCTTGACCCGCTTCCAGCAGGGCGTGGTGGACAGGTTCACCGCCTCCGCCAGATCCTTCAGGGCCAGGGTGGCGTCCTGCTGCAACAGGGCCAGAATATGACGATCGAAATTATCCATTGGCATTGCCGCCACTCAAGAGAAAAATTTTCTCAATATTATCGCTCCAACCAAAAACAAGAGAAAATTTTTTTCACTCGATGAGAATACAATTCCGGGCATGATTCAGTGTTACGGAAGCCGTTTTGATGAGCCAGTGGACCCGCACCGCCCTTAAGATCCTCTCCAGCGATCAGCTGCGTACCTCGGATACCCACCTGTATCGCCTGGATATTCCCGCTCTGGCCGGCATCGATATCTACCTCAAGGACGAGAGCACCCATCCCACCGGCAGCCTCAAGCACCGGCTGGCCCGCTCGCTGTTTCTGCATGCCATCTGCAGCGGCAAGGTGCGCGAAGGCACCCATGTGGTGGAAGCCTCCTCCGGCAGCACGGCCGTGTCGGAAGCCTATTTTGCCAAGCTGCTGGGCCTGCCCTTTACCGCCGTGATGCCGGCGTCCACCACCCGCAGCAAAATCACTCAGGTGGAGCGCCTCGGCGGCCGTTGTCACTTTGTGGCCCATGCCAGCGAGGTGTATGCCGCCGCCGAGCAGCTGGCCGCCGATACCCAGGGCCACTACATGGATCAGTTCACCTACGCCGAGCGGGCCACGGACTGGCGGGGCAACAACAACATTGCCGAGAGCATTTTTCGCCAGCTGGCGGAAGAGCCGCACCCGGAGCCCGAGGCCATTGTGATGAGCGCCGGCACCGGCGGCACCTCGGCCACCCTGGGGCGCTACATTCGCTATGCCGGCCTGAACACCCGGCTGGTGGTGGTGGATCCGGAAAATTCGGTGTTTTTTGACAGCTTCATGCAGCGGGACAACACCCTCACCAGCCGGGCCTGCGGCCGCATCGAGGGCATTGGCCGCCCCCGGGTGGAAGCCTCGTTTCTGCCCGAGGTGATCGACCGCATGATAAAAGTGCCCGACGCCGCCAGTATCGCCACCCTGCACTGGCTGGAGCGCATCCTGGGCCGCAAGGCCGGCGGCTCCACCGGCACCAACCTGTGGGGCGTGCTGCAACTGGCGCTGGAAATGCAACAGGCGGGCAAAACCGGCTCACTGGTGACCCTGATGTGCGACGGCGGCGAGCGCTACCTCGACACCTATTACAACTCACGCTGGGTCGCCGAATATATCGGCGATATTGCTCCTTACAGCGAACAGCTGGCCAGGCTGGGTTGAGGGGACGGGATTAGGCTTGCGCCGAAGTAACGGCGTTGATTTCGCATCTCTCACTCCTTCCCCCTCACCGCCGTCCGGCTGGCTCCCAGCACCAGCATGCAGGGGGTGAGCAGCAGGGTCAGCAGGGTGGCAAAGGCCAGGCCGCCGGCGATGGCGCTGGAGAGCTGAGTCCACCACTGGGTTGAAGGCGCCCCCAGTCCCAGCGAGGGAGTGAGCAGGTCCACGTTCACCCCCAGCACCATGGGCATCAGCCCCAGCACGGTGGTGATGGCGGTCAGCAGCACCGGGCGCAGACGCAGGCAGCCGGTTTCCAGTGCCGCTTCCACCGGGCTCAGGCCCTCGGCCCGCAACTGGTTGAAGGTGTCGATCAGCACGATATTGTTGTTCACCACGATGCCCGCCAGGGCGATGATGCCCATGCCCACCATCACAATGCCGAACGACTGGCCGTTCAGCAGCAGCCCCATCAACACACCGGCGGTGGAAAACAGGATGGCCGACAACACCAGGGCGGTCTGGTACAGGCTGTTGAACTGGACAACCAGGATCAGCGTCATCAGCAACACCGCCACCACAAAGGCGGTGCTCAGAAACTGCCCCGCTTCCCGCTGATCTGCGTCTTCCCCGGCCAGCGTTAACACCACCCCTTCCGGCAGGGTCACCCCGGCCTGCTGCAGGGCCGCCAGCCGCTCGTCGAGGCGAAAGCCCTCGGCCATGTCCGCCTTGATGGTGACGGTACGCCGGCCGTCCACCCGGTGCAGGGTGCCCACCTTGGGCGCCGGGGTCAGGGTGACGAACTCGCTCAGGGGCACCTGGCCCCGGGGAGTGTTCAGGGTCAGGCGGGAGAGCTGATCCACCGAGCGCCAGTGCCGGGGCAGCCGCACGCGAATGTCCACCTCGTCGCTGGCGTCTTCCGGCCGGTAGCTGGCCAGGCGCAGGCCGTTGGTGACCAGCTGCACCGCATTGCCCACACTGAGCACATCGG
This window contains:
- a CDS encoding macro domain-containing protein, translating into MQIVQHGVCVECVQGDITQQPDIEVIVNAANGALLPGGGVAGAIHRAAGPGLAQECRRLAPIQPGEAVITGGHLLPNRHVIHCLGPVYGVDEPAAALLASCYRQAMALVAQKRRASVAFPAIATGIFGYPAEPAAQIAIETVLAALADCPSVRRVRFVLFSAADLACYERILVKKTSNK
- a CDS encoding CLCA_X family protein, with product MDERGYKSGRFYRNGPDHAQGMPVDFVFIRRRFDFRSIEIGRWVTRAERDRAAAHFYNALCDLMLILQGPESLISLRGTLSLQYGTGGRPGVSAHYNPATRSFALAKHAGQGSIAHEWFHAFDHYMAGKALVGVTGATLASRAWLDNATPVVHPLNRLLFDCFEAVLLSADGSTPSPQFHASARVDEQQGMVYFSRPEELCARAFEAFVQDAAIKNGFLVKGTRATREAELGLYPQGAQRARCNVAFGRYFRTLGAALARQQTDEGALC
- a CDS encoding DUF1328 domain-containing protein, whose amino-acid sequence is MFRWGIIFLVIAVMAALLGFSGVAGTAAGAAKLVFVVGIVLFIISLFTGRRRP
- the osmY gene encoding molecular chaperone OsmY — its product is MTNKSIFSRSVLAVVMSSIMVAGSALANESLAGKAEATAEQTADKAEQAVKQAGGFMNDSMITGKVKSALLNDDAVASVDISVETTQGRVVLSGFVPAQAQAERAVGIAEGVKGVVSVDDQLHVREAGTPEDDSLAGLAGDALITGKIKAVLLADPVVAGTAVSVETDNGVVHLSGEVDSPEQAAQAANLARNIDGVDTVKNDIKVVH
- a CDS encoding Na/Pi symporter, which gives rise to MSPETSALPASAATSQSTPRWLSWLLVAALVYLLLAAVGAIGAGFKAAAGEDAKALFEFASNPVIALIIGVVATALIQSSSTVTSIIVGMVAGGLPVAIAIPMVMGANIGTSLTSTLVSLGHVRNGEEFRRAFSAATVHDSFNLLAVAIVLPLELLFQPLARASEWLAGLLVSDASMSLGNINFMKAMLAPATGLLKDSVAWLPGVWSGVALILLGISLILMVVTQIGRVLRSLMAGRAMGILRTAVGRGPVSGMASGTLVTVLVQSSSTTTSLIVPLAGSGMFSLKQVYPFILGSNIGTTITALLAATAITGASAMVALQIALVHLLFNVMAIALIYMLPLLRSLPMHMAEQLAALAQRNKGYVAAYIGGVFFVLPLGLVGLSQWL
- a CDS encoding class I SAM-dependent methyltransferase, yielding MDITALPAFKAHLHTALAEPPTEVRRLFHGRGRRWPGLEQLTVDWLDGQVLVSLFREPEPAFLNELHGLFNELVATAVWQQSGATALLLQHRSREGSPLEVVWGELEASPVVREHGLKYRLTLGRNQNHGLFLDMRLGRQWVRQQAEGKRVLNLFAYTCGFSVAAIAGGAERVVNLDMAKSSLARGRDNHRLNGHDLGKVGFLGHELFKSWGKVRKLGPYELIIIDPPSFQKGSFALSRDYGKILRRLPELLTPCGQVLACVNDPDIHSQFLIDGMAEQAPGLRYVTRLDNPPEFADIDPEAGLKALVFAQG
- a CDS encoding bile acid:sodium symporter family protein; this encodes MLFDNFTLILLAVVAAASLLPAEGQGAVFFNHLTTAAIALLFFMHGAKLSRQAIVAGATHWRLHVLVFGCTFALFPLLGLLLKPLLLPLLGEPLYMGVLFLCVLPGTVQSAIAFTSLAGGNVPAAVCSASASSILGIVLTPLLVAALLNLQAGEAVSPLDSIVSISAQLLLPFAAGHLLRPVIGGFVDRNRAWLGRVDQGSILLVVYTALSASVVEGLWHTVSWSKLVMLTLACCGLLALILWLTAWLGRRLGFNREDRITIVFGGSKKSMATGVPMAKVLFAGAMLGPALLPLMIFHQIQLMVCAVLAQKYAREREPALTPERTPAP
- a CDS encoding helix-turn-helix domain-containing protein; this encodes MECRQKDNQQQLLDQLAQLETLPRPVLGQRLSLPNQAIHAHHAHPWIQLSYAAAGVVTVETPRARFVAPPNRAVWIPPGLKHGVHCAAGTQIRSLYITPAVVSCRPCEVVEISPLLRELILAFSDVEVEYDEAGAEGRLVTVMLDQLAVAPACALMLPWPDDNALAGICHYLAAHPDCRQPMSHFSAPLGVSDKTLGRYFIRHTGMSFRQWRQRARLLAALPLLEQNLRITDVALECGYDSLSAFIAAFGDLLGCTPGEYVRSREQN
- a CDS encoding Lrp/AsnC family transcriptional regulator; the protein is MDNFDRHILALLQQDATLALKDLAEAVNLSTTPCWKRVKRLEEAGYIRGRVALLDAERLGLGLSVFVQIKTQHHDSRWLARFAETVTAFDEVVEFYRMSGEWDYMLRVVVADIAAFDRFYKKLINSTEGLSNITSSFAMEQIKYTTALPLTARE
- a CDS encoding PLP-dependent cysteine synthase family protein, with the protein product MSQWTRTALKILSSDQLRTSDTHLYRLDIPALAGIDIYLKDESTHPTGSLKHRLARSLFLHAICSGKVREGTHVVEASSGSTAVSEAYFAKLLGLPFTAVMPASTTRSKITQVERLGGRCHFVAHASEVYAAAEQLAADTQGHYMDQFTYAERATDWRGNNNIAESIFRQLAEEPHPEPEAIVMSAGTGGTSATLGRYIRYAGLNTRLVVVDPENSVFFDSFMQRDNTLTSRACGRIEGIGRPRVEASFLPEVIDRMIKVPDAASIATLHWLERILGRKAGGSTGTNLWGVLQLALEMQQAGKTGSLVTLMCDGGERYLDTYYNSRWVAEYIGDIAPYSEQLARLG